In one Drosophila pseudoobscura strain MV-25-SWS-2005 chromosome X, UCI_Dpse_MV25, whole genome shotgun sequence genomic region, the following are encoded:
- the LOC6901711 gene encoding GTP-binding nuclear protein Ran-like: protein MPLRRRLVPTYKCIIIGNTGCGKSSFIQRHLTGQFMQQYMPTFGITVIKLIFDTTRGPICFEMWEGGKAEYVRSEGPNPFFKKVHCAIVMFDVSLKDPSKNFAAFRAMTEMVSPDVLKYVCGNKADLGLGKPNDRRKKIYRCTKMSVKTDVNTLVPFQHLARRIFKDRSLQLMPRPTMLPAQVEPPRQERQAEKDKEKKKEKQFKIMRRKTDA from the coding sequence ATGCCCTTACGACGCAGGCTAGTTCCAACATACAAGTGCATAATAATCGGCAATACGGGATGCGGAAAAAGTTCCTTCATCCAGCGTCACTTGACCGGCCAGTTCATGCAGCAGTATATGCCCACATTCGGGATCACGGTGATCAAACTTATATTCGACACAACTCGCGGCCCAATCTGCTTCGAAATGTGGGAGGGAGGGAAGGCCGAGTACGTCCGATCCGAGGGTCCGAATCCATTTTTTAAGAAGGTCCACTGCGCCATCGTAATGTTCGACGTCAGCCTGAAGGACCCATCCAAGAACTTTGCAGCATTCCGCGCCATGACAGAGATGGTCTCGCCAGACGTGCTTAAATACGTTTGTGGCAACAAGGCGGATCTAGGGCTGGGCAAGCCCAACGATCGGCGGAAGAAGATCTACCGCTGTACAAAGATGTCTGTTAAGACCGACGTGAACACTCTGGTTCCCTTTCAACACCTCGCGCGCAGAATTTTCAAAGACCGCTCGCTTCAGCTCATGCCCAGGCCAACAATGCTGCCGGCACAAGTGGAGCCCCCTCGCCAGGAGAGACAGGCAGAAAAAgataaagagaaaaagaaagagaaacaatTTAAGATCATGCGCAGGAAGACAGATGCATGA
- the Coq5 gene encoding 2-methoxy-6-polyprenyl-1,4-benzoquinol methylase, mitochondrial, which produces MQSNQSIRLLSLARHLIRRTATQASQQTTGATGAGAAESASSSSGTEQTTHFGFKTVKDSEKEQKVHEVFEQVANSYDMMNDAMSMGIHRLWKDIFVERLGPTHGMRLLDMAGGTGDITFRYLKYLANQANPQQRPSHVTISDINQHMLDVGRERARRLGLTEEQLPNTKIAWQCADAERLPFEDASFNAYTIAFGIRNCTHVDKVLSEAYRVLQPGGRFMCLEFSHLTNETMQWLYDQYSFQVIPPMGQLLAGQWQAYQYLVESIRRFPKQEAFKQMIEQAGFDMVSYENLTFGIVSIHSGFKL; this is translated from the exons ATGCAAAGTAACCAGAGCATACGACTGCTGTCCCTGGCCAGGCACCTGATAAGGCGGACAGCGACTCAAGCGTCCCAGCAAACGACTGgagcaacaggagcaggagcagcagaatcGGCCAGTTCCTCCTCTGGGACGGAACAGACCACGCACTTTGGCTTCAAAACGGTGAAGGACAGCGAAAAGGAACAGAAGG TCCACGAGGTGTTCGAGCAGGTGGCCAACTCTTACGACATGATGAACGATGCCATGTCCATGGGCATACATCGCTTGTGGAAGGACATCTTCGTGGAGCGTCTGGGCCCGACGCATGGCATGCGATTGCTGGACATGGCCGGTGGCACCGGCGACATCACATTTCGCTATCTCAAGTATCTGGCCAATCAGGCGAATCCCCAGCAGCGACCCAGCCATGTGACCATCTCGGACATCAACCAGCACATGCTCGATGTTGGCAGGGAGCGGGCCCGCCGTCTCGGCCTGACCGAAGAGCAGTTGCCGAACACAAAGATTGCGTGGCAGTGCGCCGATGCCGAGCGGCTTCCCTTTGAGGACGCAAGCTTCAATGCCTACACGATTGCCTTTGGCATACGGAACTGCACGCATGTAGATAAG GTGCTGAGCGAAGCTTATCGTGTGCTGCAGCCTGGCGGGCGATTTATGTGCTTGGAGTTCAGTCATCTGACCAACGAAACGATGCAGTGGCTGTACGACCAGTACTCGTTCCAGGTGATACCGCCCATGGGCCAGCTGCTGGCCGGACAGTGGCAGGCCTACCAGTATCTAGTGGAGAGCATTCGACGCTTCCCCAAGCAGGAGGCCTTCAAGCAGATGATCGAGCAGGCCGGCTTCGACATGGTGTCCTACGAGAACCTAACCTTTGGCATCGTCAGCATACACTCTGGCTTCAAGCTGTGA